The proteins below come from a single Gossypium raimondii isolate GPD5lz chromosome 2, ASM2569854v1, whole genome shotgun sequence genomic window:
- the LOC105787763 gene encoding uncharacterized protein LOC105787763 — MAPLLYFSFRKVLLLYLAFFMLISLLVCTSIVDSHELRTTRFGGGGRRLLELEEEDEQLVLKKKSSNFSNKKNQTKLVKPSNVSTKNQTKLVKSVNVSTKNQTKLVKSLDVSTKTSNLSAKNQTKVLKPTNSTKTAKPTVSSPIPKKLNSTSKVKKLNSTTPKASDLLKLSSPKNKPTTKTPVQSSKPEKKPTTTQIQKQQKKQPSWVDDDDESDLVSEFRDLPAKFQQTLIPDLEKISTTSKVYINKYNKEFTKQFKPYVGNKHAPTIATVISCAFLLIPLLLVSLIFNRIKAYFSLQKILIFIQVYLSIYFSILCLTSLVTGLEPLKFFYATSPSTYVCLQVLQTLGYVLYLLLLLMYLILVFSTESGLGSKMLGLGQIFVGFAVGLHYYVAVFHRVVLHQPPKTNWKVHGMYATFFLVICLFAGVDRRKKAYLEEGGEEGKKN, encoded by the coding sequence ATGGCTCCACTATTGTACTTCAGTTTCCGTAAGGTACTTTTGCTTTACCTTGCTTTCTTTATGTTGATTTCGTTGCTGGTTTGTACCTCCATTGTTGATAGCCACGAGCTTCGAACCACTCGGTTTGGTGGCGGTGGAAGAAGATTGTTGGAGCTcgaagaagaagatgaacagttggtgttgaagaagaaaagctCCAATTTTTCCAACAAGAAGAACCAAACCAAGCTTGTTAAACCATCAAATGTATCCACCAAGAACCAAACCAAGCTGGTTAAATCAGTGAATGTATCGACCAAGAACCAAACCAAGCTCGTTAAATCATTGGATGTATCAACCAAAACGTCGAATTTGTCGGCCAAGAACCAAACCAAGGTTTTGAAACCGACCAACTCGACCAAAACTGCAAAGCCAACGGTGTCGAGTCCCATTCCCAAGAAGCTTAATTCAACTTCCAAGGTGAAGAAACTGAATTCCACAACACCAAAAGCTTCGGATCTGCTCAAATTAAGCTCTCCCAAGAACAAACCAACCACGAAAACACCGGTTCAATCTTCAAAACCTGAAAAGAAACCGACAACAACCCAGATTCAGAAACAACAAAAGAAGCAACCCAGTTGGGTAGACGACGATGATGAATCGGATTTAGTGTCGGAGTTCCGGGATCTACCGGCTAAGTTCCAGCAAACACTTATACCGGACTTGGAGAAAATCTCGACAACCTCGAAAGTTTACATCAACAAATACAACAAAGAGTTCACCAAACAGTTCAAACCATATGTCGGCAACAAACATGCTCCCACCATTGCTACTGTAATCTCTTGTGCTTTCCTTTTAATCCCGTTACTATTAGTTTCCCTCATTTTTAACCGCATCAAAGCTTATTTTTCACTCCAAAAGATTCTCATCTTCATCCAAGTTTACCTCTCGATTTACTTTTCAATCCTTTGCCTTACCTCCCTCGTCACTGGACTTGAGCCGCTTAAGTTCTTTTACGCCACTTCGCCGTCGACCTACGTGTGTTTACAAGTGCTTCAAACGCTTGGGTACGTGCTTTACTTGTTGCTGCTGTTGATGTATTTGATACTGGTTTTCTCGACGGAGTCGGGTCTCGGATCCAAGATGTTGGGTTTGGGTCAGATATTCGTGGGGTTTGCCGTCGGGTTGCATTACTACGTGGCGGTGTTTCATAGAGTGGTTTTGCATCAACCGCCGAAGACTAATTGGAAGGTCCATGGGATGTACGCCACGTTTTTCCTTGTGATTTGTTTGTTTGCTGGTGTTGATAGGAGAAAGAAGGCTTACTTGGAAGAAGGCGGTGAAGAGgggaagaaaaattaa
- the LOC105787764 gene encoding uncharacterized protein LOC105787764: MDKASPDCPYPGCFFCVMKEGNPSKRRASILKFFRDLPSQDDDGQVLPISGLWNTAMAHPNDPEFIELGIFECMSALIWKGLKNRRWLSHDQNIYIPYYAAHIIGSYTMNMEEFAESAVHAGVIPPLVELLRGRLTWVEQRVAVRALGHLATYTSTFPSVASHGEILEVAIQLAMSSLEIVYSHFYQYVDRRLSYHCDLLTRGMGGVEMESRKAEEWASQLQCWSLQLINCFAFKPEFLPTICKPEFLVKLPGMWGGLVNENSPAGIGLLRTICHHKIGRGSVASCPGIIEALVNIACSSDDWQYMAIDCLLWLLQDPSTCHKVIDKAVPALVDLAEITTLGDHKKLGDTIVNVLQECLQSQGTGRSSVSNRTKELIEELLSSRQRLKWEKNIPKEDLHIKQAAALVVKLEGNSLFSSGNIAGAASKYSEALSLCPMRSKKERVVLYSNRAQCHLLLQQPLAAISDATRALCLHNPLNCHAKSLWRRAQAYDMLGLAKESLLDAILFINECSQSNDPDLSLRQNKVPDYAERLVKKQMRAAWLFREAAIKLGGVHCEGDAGDMYGQDTDDSEWETASESDIGNDGRDEMGDEDDDDSEWKNEDERKAKFKKPSMKDIKHGFNVQLTEDEP; the protein is encoded by the exons ATGGATAAGGCATCTCCAGATTGTCCGTACCCCGGGTGCTTTTTCTGTGTCATGAAGGAAGGAAACCCGAGCAAGCGCAGAGCCAGTATTCTGAAATTCTTTCGAGATCTTCCTTCACAAGATGATGATGGTCAAGTTCTTCCTATCAGTGGCCTTTGGAATACTGCTATGGCACATCCTAATGACCCTGAATTCATCGAGTTAGGGATTTTTGAGTGTATGTCTGCTCTAATATGGAAGGGTCTCAAGAACCGCCGCTGGCTTTCTCATGaccaaaatatatacattcCTTATTATGCAGCACATATTATTGGATCCTACACCATGAACATGGAAGAGTTTGCGGAAAGTGCAGTGCATGCTGGTGTAATTCCTCCCTTAGTTGAGCTTTTGAGAGGGAGGTTGACTTGGGTTGAACAAAGAGTGGCAGTGCGAGCTTTAGGACACTTGGCTACATATACGAGCACTTTTCCTTCTGTAGCAAGTCACGGAGAAATTCTTGAGGTCGCCATTCAGCTAGCAATGAGTTCACTGGAAATAGTTTACTCTCACTTCTATCAGTATGTTGATAGAAGGTTAAGTTATCACTGCGATCTGCTTACTCGTGGCATGGGTGGTGTTGAAATGGAGTCAAGAAAAGCTGAAGAATGGGCTAGTCAGCTTCAATGTTGGTCCCTTCAACTCATTAATTGCTTCGCATTCAAACCTGAGTTTCTTCCCACCATATGCAAACctgaatttcttgtaaaacTACCGGGAATGTGGGGTGGACTTGTTAATGAAAACTCACCTGCTGGTATTGGTTTGTTAAGAACCATCTGTCATCATAAGATTGGTAGGGGATCTGTTGCCAGCTGTCCTGGCATTATCGAAGCGTTGGTTAATATTGCTTGCTCGTCTGATGATTGGCAGTATATGGCAATTGATTGTCTTCTTTGGTTGCTTCAAGATCCAAGCACATGTCATAAG GTGATCGATAAGGCAGTACCTGCTCTTGTAGACCTTGCAGAGATTACGACTCTTGGTGATCACAAAAAGCTTGGAGATACCATTGTTAATGTTCTTCAGGAATGTCTTCAATCCCAAGGGACGGGACGGAGCTCTGTCAGCAACCGGACAAAAGAGCTAATTGAAGAACTATTGAGTTCAAGGCAGAGATTGAAGTGGGAAAAGAATATACCAAAGGAGGATCTCCACATTAAACAGGCTGCTGCTTTAGTGGTCAAGCTTGAAGGAAACTCTCTTTTCTCATCAGGCAATATAGCTGGAGCTGCATCGAAGTACTCAGAAGCATTATCGTTATGTCCGATGAGATCCAAGAAAGAGCGAGTTGTTCTCTACAGTAATCGAGCTCAGTGTCATCTTTTATTGCAGCAACCCTTGGCTGCCATAAGTGATGCTACACGTGCATTATGTCTTCATAACCCATTGAACTGTCATGCCAAAAGCCTATGGAGAAGAGCTCAGGCTTATGACATGCTTGGTTTAGCTAAAGAGAGTTTGCTAGATGCCATTCTCTTCATAAATGAATGCTCGCAATCAAACGACCCCGATCTCTCGTTGAGGCAAAATAAGGTTCCTGATTATGCGGAACGATTAGTCAAGAAGCAGATGCGTGCAGCTTGGTTATTTAGAGAGGCAGCTATCAAACTCGGGGGTGTGCACTGTGAGGGTGATGCAGGTGACATGTATGGCCAAGATACCGATGACTCCGAGTGGGAAACAGCTAGCGAAAGTGATATAGGAAATGATGGAAGGGATGAAATGGGTGATGAGGACGACGATGATAGTGAATGGAAGAATGAAGATGAAAGGAAAGCTAAATTCAAGAAACCCTCAATGAAAG ACATAAAGCATGGATTCAACGTACAACTCACCGAAGATGAACCGTGA